Genomic window (Paenibacillus sp. PK3_47):
TACCGCCGCATCCAGCCAGTGCAAAGCTAAGGGATAACAATAAAATCATGGAACTCTTAACCGCTGTTTTCGACTTGCCCCCCATTGAAGCACCTCCATGTTTTTTTGAAAGCTCAATTTGTAAGCACTTACATAACTAAATTATAGAGGTGATTTTTAACAGAAAATAGAACTGAACTAAAGGTGTATCCCCAAAAAGTTTAGAACTTTGCGTTCCGGTATTCATTCGGTCCCATTTGCATTTTCTTCTCAAAATGTTTCAGAAACAGGCTGTAACTGGAATATCCCACCCGTTCTGCAATATCCGACAGCTTGAGCTGGCTCTCACGGAGCAGCAGTGCCGCCTCCCTGATCCGCAGGTTATGAAGCTGTTCATTGAAGGTCATTCCGTTCTTCTTGATAAGCAGCTGGCCCAGATAGACGGGATGCAGATAAAAAACTTCCGCCAGCTTCTGAATACTCAAGCTTTCCCGGTAGTGCTCCCCGATATAGCGGTTGATCTCGCGTACAATACCGTGCGAGCGCTCATCCTGCTCCTCCCGGAGCAGGGTAATCACGCTCTCGCCGCAGGCTGACAGCTGCCCCATTAGTGCCGGCAGTGTTATCATGGGCTGCTGAATCTCGGGAATTTTGAACTGCTCCTGCAGCGCGGTACGCTGCCCTCCTCCATTCTCAGGCACCAGCTCCATCATTTTGTACATGATATGTATTACGAATTTCTTCACCGCCTCAGGTTCCACAAGTTCCTCCCGGAATGAGTCGGCCGTGTTACGGACCGCCTGAATAAACCCGGACAGATCGAGGGTGTTAATAGCGCCCATAATGCCGTCCATCATCCGGAGATGATCATAATCACGGCTGAAAGGGGTGGCCTTCACCTCCTGATAAGCCAGCACTCCGGAGTGCTGCGGTCTGTAGAAATAATGCCGCAGGGCTTCCTTCGCCGCATGGTAACTGTCAGCCAGCCTGATAAGCTCTTCAGTCCAGAACCCTGTGGCCGTATGCAATTGGCTGCTGGAGTATTCCTGATGCAAAGTGATGAGCAGCTCAGGCATTACGTCACAGCCGGCGGATAATTGCCCAGCCCCGTATACGATGCCATATTTTGCGCCCTCAAGATCAATGAAGTATGCTCCCGCTGTTCCGTCCAGCAGGGATAGCGTCCTTGCCCTGATCTCTGTGGCAAGCTCAGGTGCACACTGGATTAAAGCAATATTCCAGGCGCTTATCCCTTCCGACAGCCTGTCCAGCAGCGCAGTCTCCGCCATGTGCTGCCCCCGTTCAAGCAGCAGCCCTTTGATACAGGCAGCGGCTTCTTCCGAGAAGGCGATCTTGTTAACGAGTTCCCTGCGTTTTTCCTGCTCCAGTTCGCGGATCAGTTCGCGCAGCTCCTCCGCCGCCTCTTCCGGGAACACCGGTTTCAGCAGATAATGGCTGATCCCGTAACGGATCGCGGTCTGGGCATACTCAAACTCGCTGTACCCGCTTAATATTGCAAATTTGATTCCTGTTCCGCCCTCCTGCTGCCAGGCCGAGATCATCTCCAGCCCGTTCATCAGCGGCATGTTCACATCTGTAATGACGAGATCGGGCCTCAGCGCCTGCATCTGCCGCAGGCCCTCCTGCCCGTTGCCGCAGGTTCCGCATACCTCAAGCCCGAGCTCCTCCCACGGAATCCACATCAGCATCCCCTCCAGGGCACTGGGCTCATCATCGATCAAAAGTACAGTGTAGGTCATCGCTTACCCTCGCCTTCCAGCGGATTTATCTTTTCAAGCAGCCTGAGGGGAATGCCAAAGGTGACCACCGTTCCCTCATCCG
Coding sequences:
- a CDS encoding response regulator, which gives rise to MTYTVLLIDDEPSALEGMLMWIPWEELGLEVCGTCGNGQEGLRQMQALRPDLVITDVNMPLMNGLEMISAWQQEGGTGIKFAILSGYSEFEYAQTAIRYGISHYLLKPVFPEEAAEELRELIRELEQEKRRELVNKIAFSEEAAACIKGLLLERGQHMAETALLDRLSEGISAWNIALIQCAPELATEIRARTLSLLDGTAGAYFIDLEGAKYGIVYGAGQLSAGCDVMPELLITLHQEYSSSQLHTATGFWTEELIRLADSYHAAKEALRHYFYRPQHSGVLAYQEVKATPFSRDYDHLRMMDGIMGAINTLDLSGFIQAVRNTADSFREELVEPEAVKKFVIHIMYKMMELVPENGGGQRTALQEQFKIPEIQQPMITLPALMGQLSACGESVITLLREEQDERSHGIVREINRYIGEHYRESLSIQKLAEVFYLHPVYLGQLLIKKNGMTFNEQLHNLRIREAALLLRESQLKLSDIAERVGYSSYSLFLKHFEKKMQMGPNEYRNAKF